ACCTCTTCTTCCACGACGCTATCCTGCCACTGCGCCAGCCAATCCACCGGCCGACCGCTTATACCGCAAGGTACAATCATCCGAAAATGATTCATATTGGGGCGTACATTCAACGCAATGCCGTGCATACTGACCCAACCCTTTACACCGATGCCGATGGCGGCAATTTTCCCTTTATCGGTCCAGACGCCAGTCAGCCCTGGTTCCCGCCGCGCCGGCACGCCGAAAACTCCGACGGTACGGATAAGCGCTTCCTCCAGGCTGCGTACATAGGCATGCAAGTCTTGGCCGTACTGCCTCAAATCCAAAATAGGATAGACTACAATTTGACCAGGACCATGATAGGTTACATCACCGCCGCGGTCCACTTCCCACACCCGAATGCCTTCGGTTGCCAATACTTCTTCCGACGCCAGAATGTGCCGGCGGCTGCCTGCTCTGCCAATCGTAAACACCGGCGGATGCCGCACTACCAGCAGCATATCGGAACGCTCGTTTCTGCGTCGTTCTTGCTGCATCCGTTCCTGCAGATCCCAGGCTGCGTGGTATTCCACACAGCCCAGGTCGCAAAGTGTCCATTCCTGTCTCATTCTCTTACAAAAGCATGCCCATCGGGTCTTCCAGATAGCCTTTAATGCATTGCAAGAACTGCGCTGCTAAGGCACCGTCAACCAAACGGTGATCAAAGGAAAGACTCAATGTCATCATCGAAGCAATAACAATTTCGTCCTTAACAACGACAGGCTTTTTAATAATAGCGCCTACGCCAAGAATGGCGGCTTCCGGTTGATTGATGACCGGCGTAAACCCTTCGACGTCATAGCCCCCAAGATTGCTGATGGTAAACGTGCCGCCTTGAAGAGCATCCATGGAAAGCTGGTTGCTCCGGGTCTGGCTGACCAATTCTTGCGCCGTATTGTGGATAGCCTTGAGTCCTTTGGCGTCCGCTTGTTTCAACACCGGCACCATTAACCCATCATCCAAGGCTACGGCAATGCCTACATTGACGTCTTCGTGTGTAATCACATTGCCCTCGATGAGCGACGAATTGATAGCTGGGAAACGGCGCAAGGCCGTAGCTGCCATTTTTACCAGCAAATCTGTATAGCTGTAACGCACGCCTTCTTCGCGTTTATTGAGTTCTTTACGGAAAGCAATGGTAGCGTCGACGCAAATATCCATAAAGATGGTTACATGAGGAGCCGTATGCTTGCTGGCAGTCATACGCTCGGCAATAATTTTGCGCATACCTTTGAGAGGCTGACCGGCAGCAGCTTTCGCTGGAACCGCCGCAGCAGCGGCCGGCGCAGGCGCTGCTGGCGGATTAGCTGCGGCTTTGCGCACATCTTCTTCCACAATGCGCCCTTCGGGGCCGGTGGCGACAACAGTCGCCAGATTAACGCCTAATTCTTCAGCGATTTTCTTGGCATACGGCGAAGCCTTGATCCGTCCGTCCGCGCTAACTGTAGCCGGCGCCGGAGGAGGATTCTTTAAGTATTTTTCTACGTCGGACGCTTGAATGCGTCCATCCGGGCCAGTACCGACAACCAGACTCAACTCAATTCCTTTTTCCGCGGCCATCCGTTTGGCCGCCGGTGAAGCTTTGATTTCCTTGGGCGCGGCAGGAGCCGCTACTGCGCCAGCCGCTGCAGCCGGTGCGGCGCCGGGGGCACTAATAGCCTCATCAGCCGTGCCAATAATGGCCAACAGCCCTTTTACGGGCACTTCGGCGCCTTCTTCAGCGCAAATGACCCGCAGCACCCCTGCTTCCGGCGATTCCACCTCGCTGGTAATCTTGTCGGTCATGATTTCTACCAGAGCGTCACCTACCGCCACCGTGTCGCCCACCTGTTTTTTCCACTTGCCGACGGTTCCCTCTGTCATGGTCAGCCCCAGTTGGGGCATGATGATTTCACTCGCCATGGTCACCCTATCTCCTTTTCCGTAAAATACGCGCTTTATTCAAGCACGCCCCATTGCCTTTTTAACGCCTTTGATAATGCATTCCGGCTGTGGATAAATCTGATCTTCCAAAACTGGGCTGAAAGGAGGCACCACATTCATGCCGGCAATCCGTTCCACTGGCGCGTCCAGTTCATCAAAGAGTTCTTCCATGATCTGCGCGGCAATTTCGCCGCCAAAGCCGCCCCGTTTAGGCGCTTCCTGCACCACAACGGCGCGATGGGTTTTCTTGATAGAATCGGCAATGGTTTCCCAATCCAGCGGCACCAAGCTGCGCAAGTCAATAACTTCCACATCAATACCCTCTTTAGCCAGCTCGTCCGCTGCCTGCAAAGAGAACAACACTTCCCGCGAATAGGTAAGAATGGTCACATCCTTGCCAGGACGTTTGATATCCGCTTGCCCAAAGGGAATGAGGTATTCTTCTTCCGGCACTTCTCCTTTACCGGCGTAAAGCAGCTTATGCTCCAAAAAGATAACCGGATCGTCGTCGCGAATGGCGGTCTTCAAAAGCCCTTTGGCATCATACGGTGTGCAAGGAGCCACCACTTTCAAGCCCGGAATGTGGGTAAAAAGGCCTTCCAAGCTCTGGGAATGCTGTCCGGCATTGCGCCGTCCGGCGCCTTGGGGAGCACGGATAACCATCGGTACCGTAGCCTGGCCGCCAGTCATATAGCGCATCTTTGCCGCCTGATTCATAATGGGATCCATACAGACCCCGGCAAAATCAACATACATCAACTCTACTACCGGACGCAGGCCCCTCATGGCTGCGCCAACAGACATGCCCGTAAAGCCGGACTCCGAAATCGGCGTGTCAATAACGCGATTAGCGCCGAATTCTTCCATAAACCCTTTGGTCAGGCCAAAGACACTGCCCATAACGCCCATGTCTTCGCCGATAACGAAAACCGACTCATCGCGAACCATTTCTTCATGCATAGCCTCGCTCAGCGCTTGGCCGTAAGTAATTTTTCTCACCGCAGGACACCCCTTTCGTTGTCGACGGCATACATATCCGTAATTACTTCATCCGCTTCCGGGAAAGGAGATTCTTCCGCAAACGCCACTGCCGCTTCGATTTCTTCTTTGACTGCCGTTTCAATCGCGGCAAGCTCCTCTTCGGTAATGCCGTTTTGTCCCGCTAGCTGCGCGCGCAGACGCACGACCGGATCTTTCTCTTTCCAAGCCTGCATTTCTTCTTTGGTCCGATAGACCATCGGATCTCCTTCATAGTGGCCGCGCTGCCGATAGGTTTTGCACTCAATCAGCGTCGGACCATCGCCCTTGCGAGCCCGTTCGGCAGCCGCTGAAACGGCTTCGTATACAGCAAAGACGTCGTTTCCGTCTACAACCACGCCGGGAATATGGTAGCCCTGCGCCCGGTCAGCAATGTCTTCCGTGTTGGTCACCCGGTCAATACAGACCGAAACGCCATACTTGTTGTTTTCACACATATAAATGATGGGCAGCTTCCAAGCCGAAGCCATGTTGATGGACTCATGGAAGGTTCCTTGATTGGATGCGCCGTCGCCAAAAAAGGCCAAGGTCACATCGTCAGAGCTTTTGATTTTGCTAGCCAGCGCCGAGCCGGTAGCAATGGGAATGCCTGCGCCCACAATGCCGTTAGCGCCTAAAATCCCCAAGTTTACGTCGGCAATGTGCATGGAACCGCCCTTGCCTTTGCAATAGCCGGTTTTCTTGCCAAAAAGCTCGGCCATCATTTTCTTCGGGTCCGCTCCTTTGGCAATACAATGACCGTGTCCGCGATGAGTAGCGGTAATAAAATCACTTGGCCACAGCGCCTGGCAAGCGCCTACCGCTGTGGCTTCCTCACCGACACAGGTATGAATATTTCCGGACATGCGGGCCTGCAGAAACAGTTCTGCCGCCATGGAGTCAAACGAACGTACTTTAAACATTTCCCGGTAAAAAGAAAGCAATTGCTCTTTCGTGTACTTTTTCGCAGCCATGTTCAAACCTCCAATGGTTCCGGGCTGAATTGGACAAAGCCCGTTTCTTCATCAAAGCGACGCATCATATTTACGCCGCCAATTTCCTGGATCACCAAGTCCAGTGTAGCCAAAACAATGTTGCCGTTCGTAAAATGGCCGCCCCAAACCCGCAAGTCCTTGTCGCAAGCAGAGCCGTGAAAATGAATCAGATATTTATCTTCTTCGGACTGACAAATGATCCCCTGTCCGCCCAAAAATTCAATCGGCCCCGTAAGAACAACCGGCTCGCCATAAACAATACCGATTTTCGCGCCTTCTTGAGGAACCGGAATCACAAAGGTTGCTTGTTTGAAAGCGCCAACGCTGCAAGAAACAACGCCTTGCTTAATGCCGTGTTTGCGGCAGCATTCTTCAATGCCAGGGAGTACGTCCGTCCCCGGCAGCAGCCGAGCTACCACCGTTCGCGCCGCAATTCCTTCCACTGATTGAATTCGCATAGGATTGTCGCTCATTCCAATAGCCTCCTCATCGACCTTAAAAATGATAGTTCACCATTACCTGGCCGGAATCTTAGGAACTCCAGACCAACCGGCCAGGTACAGTCTCTTCTTAGCTTTGAGCTTTTTGATTCTGAGGCATCGCGGCCGCAACCGCCCGCTCCGGTTCCTTGACGAAGAAGATAATGGCCGCAGTAGCCACCAATGCCGCTACCATGAAGGTAAAGGCTGCGTCATAGCCGGAACCGCCAACCAAATACCCGATGGCAATCGGAGCAAAAATGCCGCCAACATTACCGCCTGTATTCATAACAGCGGAAGAAGTACCCGCAAATTTACGCTTTACACATTCCATCGGCAACGCCCAGAAAGGACCGAAAGCCAGTCCCAGAACAAAACCGGAACACACCAGCGCCGTCATGGCCATTGCTTCTGTTTGCGCCGTCACCACGCTGAACAATACCGGCGCAGCAATCAATGTAGATACCATGACCTGGTATTTGCGGTTGCGCCCTTTGAGAATCTTGTCGGAAATATAACCGCCCAGCGGTTGAGCCACACCCAAGGCCAGGAACGGCAGCCCGGCAAAAATGCCCATTTTAACCATTTCAAAGCCCCGCGCTTTAACCAGATAACTGGGTAGCCACGTCATAAGTCCGTAGAAGGTGCATAAGAAGGTGAAGTAGGCTAACGCCAACAACCAAGTATTGCGATTCCGGAACACGCTGCTTAGGCCTTCGCCATTATCGTCTTCCTTAACCGCAGCCGTTTCCAGCTGTCCTTCTTCAATATATTTGAGCTCTTCTTGCGAAATTCGTTCATCCTCTTTCGGCGCATTGCGCACGACCCAAATCCACAAGGGAATGACCAGAAAACCAAGAATCCCGAAAATATAGAAGATGGAGTGCCAGCCCCAAGCTCCAATGATGGCTACTGCCAGAGGCGGCGCCACAGCTGGGCCTAAGGAGTTCGCCGAAGTAAAGATGGCGTTGGCTGTTGCCCGTTCCCGATTGGGGAACCAGTTGCTATTTAACTTGAATGCGCAAGGCGGATGCACGCCTTCGCCAATACCAAAGAGAATACGCACGATGTACAATTGACTGAAGTTTTTGGTCAAGCCTGTCGCCATCGTCATGATGGACCACCAAACCAAAGCTACAGTCATAACTTTTTTCGGGCCAATTTTATCGCCCAAAATGCCGCCAGGAACTTGCAGTAACGTGTAGGTGATAAAGAACGCGCTTAAGATCAGACCGGTCTGCTCTGGGGACAGCTGAAAATCTTTGGCAATGAGCGGCATTGCCACCGAAAGATTGACACGATCCAGAAATGCGACGAAAAATACGAGCCACGAGGCTCCTAAGAGTAGCCAACGTCTTTGCATTGCTTAATCCTCCTCATCATGGTGATGAACACCCGAGGTCACCAATATATTTCGTTCCTGTGCCGCTAGCTGCAGCGGCTGCCGCTGCTCCTCCGATTCCATTCCACCCTTCTGTCTAAATTTAACTAGTCGCAAAGAGTTATAGCAAAACCCATGCCAACGCAAGCAGCTTACCTGTTTTTTCTCTAAACCCGCCCATATTGCGTGTTCATTCCCATCATTCTGAATCCTTTGCAAAAACAGAAAGCGGCCCTTTGCTTAAAGCTGTTCTTTTTCCGAACAGTTTCGAGCACATAAGAAGGGCCGCTTTAGAAATGACAAGGCTTTATGGTTTTGTGTTCGTTTTTTTAACAGTGTTCCATTTCCGCACAGTTCGTTAGTTCTTGTCCTTGAGCATCCAAATTATACTCCCGCATTTTAGCATACAGCGTGTTTCTGCCAATCCCCAACTGCCGGGCCGCTTTGGATACATTGCCTTCCCCCCAAAGAAGCGCCGCTATAATAGCCCTTCGTTCAGTCTCCCGCAATGAAAGAATCCCGCCAGGGGTAGCTTTGCAGTCCCGTTGCTGCTGCAATAAGCGCGGCAAGTGCTCCGGCCCGATGTCTTCCTCGCCAGACATCCAAAAGGCATGCTCCACTGCATTAGCCAGTTCACGAATATTCCCCGGCCAGCGCCAAGAGCAAAGAAGCGCCTTGGCTTCAGGCAGTAATTTTTTTTCTTTCCCCTGCGGCAAGGATATCTTTTCTAAGAAATACTGCAGCAAAAGTTCCAGGTCCCCTTCTCGTTCGCGCAAGGGAGGCAGGTGGATATCCATGACATTGATCCGATAGTACAAATCTTCCCGAAACGCTTTCTCCTGCACCATTTGCCACAAATTACGATTCGTCGCCACAATGATGCGCACATCAAGAGGAATCACTTGCGAACCGCCCACGCGAACCAACTTGCGCTGCTGCAATACCCGCAAAAGCTTTACTTGCATATCATAGGGCATGTCGCCAATTTCATCTAAAAACAACGTACCGCCATGGGCCATCTCAAACTTGCCAGGCCTGCCTCCGTGGCGTGCACCTGTAAAAGCGCCTTCTTCATAGCCGAAAAGTTCGCTTTCAATCAAGTCACGCGGAATGGCGCCGCAGTTAATAGCGACAAAAGCTCCTTCCTTACGAGCGCTCCAGTTATGAATGGCCTGCGCCAACACTTCCTTGCCTGTGCCGCTCTCACCAGCAATTAAGACGGTACTGTCGCTGCTAGCCGCCAAGCGTGCCAAGCGCTTAACCTTGTGCATACCTGCGCTTTCACTGATCAAATCACCCATAGTAAATACGGCCTGAGCGCCAGTCATGCGGTTGACCATGTTGCGGACCCGCTTGATTTCGCGAAACACATCTACTGCGCCAATCAGCTGCCCATGCTCGTCCCAAAGAGGAATCGCGCTTTTAATAAAATGCAACGTCTGCTTTTTACCTTCTAAGCGAAACTCTTTATCCACATAACCCTGTCCTGTTTTGAGAACCCCCAAGATGACAGGGTTAAAATCCACGAGTTCGGAAATATGCTTGCCAATACTTGTCTGCGCGTCCACGCCAAGAATCTTGCCGCCCATGCGGTTCATAAAGGTAACAAAACCTTTACTGTCTACGGTCAACATGCCGTCTGACATGGATTCTACAATCATGCTTTGAATGCGATTCTGCCTTTCATATTGGACTTGCGCTTCTTGCATGCGCAGACTGATTTCCAAGGTCCTAGCAGCAATGCTGACGATGCTGATGGCGCATTGACTTTCATCTTCCACCAGCTCGCTCACTCGTAAAATAGCCAGCAATTCGCCGGCAGAATTGCGGATAGGCGCCGCCGAGCACGCCATTTCGTGATAACAGCGGCAGTAATGCTCCGGACCGCGCACCCTCGCCGGCTTGCCCGTATCTAGACAGAAAGAAACCGCCGTCGTGCCAATATGCGCTTCATCGCAACGAAAACCCCTGGTATTATTCGTCTGAATCAACGGCACCTGCTTGGCTTGAGAGCTCATGGCCGTTCCTAAGATAACCCCTTCCGGATCTAGCAGCGACATCGCAAAATTATCCACTTCCGCCAATCGTACCGCCTCACGCAAAATAGGCTGCGCCAGCTCCAATAAACGCTGATTTTTCTTTATCCGCGCTTCCAGTTCTTCCGGTTCCACATGATCGCCAGGCAACTCTTCCAAGGGATTCAGGCCTTGAGCGCGACAGCGCAGCCAAGAGGTCTGCAACGGCGCAGGCACTTCCGCAGAAAGCAATCCTTTGCTTTGAAAGTCATGCCAATACTTATACAGCATACGTTTTTCCATTGTCCCAATCTCCTTCCGCCTGCAACTGCCGTAGCGTCCGCAACAAGCTCGCCTGCATTCGATCATCCAATTCCGCCTGCGCTTCATACTCTCCTTGATGAGCCTCATCATCGCATCCTTGATCATAACATGCTGAATGGTCCATCATCAGCAGCAAGCCCGGCAACTTTAGCCTCAAAAAATCAAGATGGTGCTTTTCTGTAAAAAGAGGACAGCATACGCCCAGAAAGAAAGCCGCGCCGCTTTCGCGCAATATTTCAACAGACGCCTCCAACTGTTCGTAGTTTTGAATTGTCTTGACCCTCCAGCCCCAAGCCTTAGCTTGACTCCAAAGACGCCCCAGGCCGCAGGCGCCACAAGCGCCGCAGCCGTCGCGGCGACGCCAGGAACAAGCCGCAGGCTTCGCGCAATAAGGCAATAAAAGAGTGAAGGTTTCCCGACGCAAAGCCGCCAATATCGCTTCCGGCTTCCAGGCCGCATCTATACCAACCCAGCGAAAATTCGCCGTATGCCAAAGACCTCCCAGACGTAGCCGCCAAACATTCTGCACGGCGCACGCGCGCATCAAGCCAGCGACTTGCGCCGCTGCAACTCCGCCCCACGATAATTTTGCAGCAGCCGCCCCTTCCAGAAAGGAGGCAACTTCTTTTCCAGACACGTGAAGCAAACTCTTCTCCAAACACTCTTCTTGCAGCGCACTATCCCAAGAAGCATTGCCGCGCAGCCAAATTTGGGCGATCCTCCCCTGCTCCCAGCTCACGCCCAAAGCCAACCACACTCTTCCTTGGCGCAAAGAGGCCAGTTCCTGCGGCGCATCCTGAAAGCGAAATGGCGGAGCGGCAGCAACCTCTGAAAGCGTTCTTGCCGGTTTAACAGCAAAAGCGGCTTCCAGTCCTCTGCAAAGCAACCTAGCCTGCTTTGCCTCCGTCAAATCCGGCCAAAGACAGCCAAGCTGCTGCTGCCAAGAATCCTTTTCCCTGCCTAGACGTTTTTCTCGGGGCAAACGAAGATACTGCAGCCACGAAGCTGCGTCCGGCGTACGCCCATAGAAAAGCAGCTGCACCGTCCAACCGCCCCCTTCCGTCCAACCTAAGCGCCCCACTTCTTTCCCTTGGCAGCATAAAATACCTGCGCCATTCCATTCCTCCCAAACAAAATGCCAAGCGGCTCCCAGCTCAGCCAAACGTTCTTGCAGCCATACAGACAGACTGGGAGACTTTTTTTTACAATGAAGTTCACAGAAAAAATCGCCTCGCTGCAAACACATAATATCGCCGCCAGTAATTCGCCTTCCATACGTTACACCTTGCTTGCGACAGCTTTCTTCTTGCAGCTCTTGGCGAATTTCCTGGTGTCGCCCCGCCCAAAACTGCGGCGCAGTTACAATGCAATACCTCAAGGAATTCAAAGTTGGCACTGTTTCTTCATCATATCGATTTTGAGCTGAATTCATAATTCGCCTCCAGTATATTGCTTTTTTTAGGGCAAAACAAGAATTTTCCCACTAGTAAGACATCTAGCAAGTTTAGTGCCAAACAACGAAAATAAGACAAACAAGAGTAATGGGAGGGGGACGGCGAAAAATAAAAAACAGAGTTTAGCAAAGAACTTTTTATTCTCCACTAAACTCTATTACTTTTTGCAAGTTTTTTATTTTCTCTTCCTCTTCGAAGAAGACGGTATATGCATTTCTTCGCGATA
The nucleotide sequence above comes from uncultured Anaeromusa sp.. Encoded proteins:
- a CDS encoding PPC domain-containing DNA-binding protein; translation: MSDNPMRIQSVEGIAARTVVARLLPGTDVLPGIEECCRKHGIKQGVVSCSVGAFKQATFVIPVPQEGAKIGIVYGEPVVLTGPIEFLGGQGIICQSEEDKYLIHFHGSACDKDLRVWGGHFTNGNIVLATLDLVIQEIGGVNMMRRFDEETGFVQFSPEPLEV
- a CDS encoding MFS transporter, yielding MQRRWLLLGASWLVFFVAFLDRVNLSVAMPLIAKDFQLSPEQTGLILSAFFITYTLLQVPGGILGDKIGPKKVMTVALVWWSIMTMATGLTKNFSQLYIVRILFGIGEGVHPPCAFKLNSNWFPNRERATANAIFTSANSLGPAVAPPLAVAIIGAWGWHSIFYIFGILGFLVIPLWIWVVRNAPKEDERISQEELKYIEEGQLETAAVKEDDNGEGLSSVFRNRNTWLLALAYFTFLCTFYGLMTWLPSYLVKARGFEMVKMGIFAGLPFLALGVAQPLGGYISDKILKGRNRKYQVMVSTLIAAPVLFSVVTAQTEAMAMTALVCSGFVLGLAFGPFWALPMECVKRKFAGTSSAVMNTGGNVGGIFAPIAIGYLVGGSGYDAAFTFMVAALVATAAIIFFVKEPERAVAAAMPQNQKAQS
- a CDS encoding DUF116 domain-containing protein, with the protein product MNSAQNRYDEETVPTLNSLRYCIVTAPQFWAGRHQEIRQELQEESCRKQGVTYGRRITGGDIMCLQRGDFFCELHCKKKSPSLSVWLQERLAELGAAWHFVWEEWNGAGILCCQGKEVGRLGWTEGGGWTVQLLFYGRTPDAASWLQYLRLPREKRLGREKDSWQQQLGCLWPDLTEAKQARLLCRGLEAAFAVKPARTLSEVAAAPPFRFQDAPQELASLRQGRVWLALGVSWEQGRIAQIWLRGNASWDSALQEECLEKSLLHVSGKEVASFLEGAAAAKLSWGGVAAAQVAGLMRACAVQNVWRLRLGGLWHTANFRWVGIDAAWKPEAILAALRRETFTLLLPYCAKPAACSWRRRDGCGACGACGLGRLWSQAKAWGWRVKTIQNYEQLEASVEILRESGAAFFLGVCCPLFTEKHHLDFLRLKLPGLLLMMDHSACYDQGCDDEAHQGEYEAQAELDDRMQASLLRTLRQLQAEGDWDNGKTYAV
- a CDS encoding alpha-ketoacid dehydrogenase subunit beta, whose product is MRKITYGQALSEAMHEEMVRDESVFVIGEDMGVMGSVFGLTKGFMEEFGANRVIDTPISESGFTGMSVGAAMRGLRPVVELMYVDFAGVCMDPIMNQAAKMRYMTGGQATVPMVIRAPQGAGRRNAGQHSQSLEGLFTHIPGLKVVAPCTPYDAKGLLKTAIRDDDPVIFLEHKLLYAGKGEVPEEEYLIPFGQADIKRPGKDVTILTYSREVLFSLQAADELAKEGIDVEVIDLRSLVPLDWETIADSIKKTHRAVVVQEAPKRGGFGGEIAAQIMEELFDELDAPVERIAGMNVVPPFSPVLEDQIYPQPECIIKGVKKAMGRA
- a CDS encoding sigma 54-interacting transcriptional regulator codes for the protein MEKRMLYKYWHDFQSKGLLSAEVPAPLQTSWLRCRAQGLNPLEELPGDHVEPEELEARIKKNQRLLELAQPILREAVRLAEVDNFAMSLLDPEGVILGTAMSSQAKQVPLIQTNNTRGFRCDEAHIGTTAVSFCLDTGKPARVRGPEHYCRCYHEMACSAAPIRNSAGELLAILRVSELVEDESQCAISIVSIAARTLEISLRMQEAQVQYERQNRIQSMIVESMSDGMLTVDSKGFVTFMNRMGGKILGVDAQTSIGKHISELVDFNPVILGVLKTGQGYVDKEFRLEGKKQTLHFIKSAIPLWDEHGQLIGAVDVFREIKRVRNMVNRMTGAQAVFTMGDLISESAGMHKVKRLARLAASSDSTVLIAGESGTGKEVLAQAIHNWSARKEGAFVAINCGAIPRDLIESELFGYEEGAFTGARHGGRPGKFEMAHGGTLFLDEIGDMPYDMQVKLLRVLQQRKLVRVGGSQVIPLDVRIIVATNRNLWQMVQEKAFREDLYYRINVMDIHLPPLREREGDLELLLQYFLEKISLPQGKEKKLLPEAKALLCSWRWPGNIRELANAVEHAFWMSGEEDIGPEHLPRLLQQQRDCKATPGGILSLRETERRAIIAALLWGEGNVSKAARQLGIGRNTLYAKMREYNLDAQGQELTNCAEMEHC
- a CDS encoding dihydrolipoamide acetyltransferase family protein; its protein translation is MASEIIMPQLGLTMTEGTVGKWKKQVGDTVAVGDALVEIMTDKITSEVESPEAGVLRVICAEEGAEVPVKGLLAIIGTADEAISAPGAAPAAAAGAVAAPAAPKEIKASPAAKRMAAEKGIELSLVVGTGPDGRIQASDVEKYLKNPPPAPATVSADGRIKASPYAKKIAEELGVNLATVVATGPEGRIVEEDVRKAAANPPAAPAPAAAAAVPAKAAAGQPLKGMRKIIAERMTASKHTAPHVTIFMDICVDATIAFRKELNKREEGVRYSYTDLLVKMAATALRRFPAINSSLIEGNVITHEDVNVGIAVALDDGLMVPVLKQADAKGLKAIHNTAQELVSQTRSNQLSMDALQGGTFTISNLGGYDVEGFTPVINQPEAAILGVGAIIKKPVVVKDEIVIASMMTLSLSFDHRLVDGALAAQFLQCIKGYLEDPMGMLL
- the lipB gene encoding lipoyl(octanoyl) transferase LipB encodes the protein MRQEWTLCDLGCVEYHAAWDLQERMQQERRRNERSDMLLVVRHPPVFTIGRAGSRRHILASEEVLATEGIRVWEVDRGGDVTYHGPGQIVVYPILDLRQYGQDLHAYVRSLEEALIRTVGVFGVPARREPGLTGVWTDKGKIAAIGIGVKGWVSMHGIALNVRPNMNHFRMIVPCGISGRPVDWLAQWQDSVVEEEVQDCLLQNLADVLDATYEEEVFHETAAAGMAKDQGA
- a CDS encoding thiamine pyrophosphate-dependent dehydrogenase E1 component subunit alpha → MAAKKYTKEQLLSFYREMFKVRSFDSMAAELFLQARMSGNIHTCVGEEATAVGACQALWPSDFITATHRGHGHCIAKGADPKKMMAELFGKKTGYCKGKGGSMHIADVNLGILGANGIVGAGIPIATGSALASKIKSSDDVTLAFFGDGASNQGTFHESINMASAWKLPIIYMCENNKYGVSVCIDRVTNTEDIADRAQGYHIPGVVVDGNDVFAVYEAVSAAAERARKGDGPTLIECKTYRQRGHYEGDPMVYRTKEEMQAWKEKDPVVRLRAQLAGQNGITEEELAAIETAVKEEIEAAVAFAEESPFPEADEVITDMYAVDNERGVLR